The Desulfatiglans anilini DSM 4660 genomic interval GGACCATCTGAAACAGACCCTCCATTGCCGATTGATGCGTATCGAGTATTGATCAGCCCTGTCTCCTTTCATTTTTTCCAGCCTGTTGCCTGGTGGAATTCGTAGATCATCGAGGTTCGTTGCCCGATTCAGCATTCTCAACTTCCGCAAAGCGGCTCGCTGCAACTCCTCGGAAAGCTTCATAGACCGCTGTCGATCGAAGATCTTTTCGGCCTCGTTGTCTTTGAATGATCTTATCATACAGGCAGATTATACCATTTAGCGTTTAACGTCAAATGGTTTTAACATCCCAATGCTGAACTGGAAGGGCGGCTAGTCCTCGCCGCCCCTCCAAGGGGTCTATTCTGGCAACTCAGCAAAGACGAGCAGGCCACCGCCGACGGACGCGATGGCCTGCCAACCCTTGCATTGAAACGGCTACATCGATGGAGCCAGATAGCCCTTCAAGTCCACAGGCACAT includes:
- a CDS encoding type II toxin-antitoxin system RelE/ParE family toxin; translation: MIRSFKDNEAEKIFDRQRSMKLSEELQRAALRKLRMLNRATNLDDLRIPPGNRLEKMKGDRADQYSIRINRQWRVCFRWS